A region of Allocoleopsis franciscana PCC 7113 DNA encodes the following proteins:
- a CDS encoding tetratricopeptide repeat protein, with protein sequence MIVKNEEASLSQCLRSVQDVVDEMVILDTGSGDRTVEIAQKFGAGVYHFEWCNDFSAARNHALNHVQGKWVLVLDADEVLNPEIVPQIQQAIAFDHNLVINLVRKEVGASQSPYSLVSRLFRNHPQIRFSRPYHAMIDDSVQALLQREPQWQVVSLSTVAIEHYGYQPGAIAARDKYTKARQAMEGYLNQHPQDAYVCSKLGALYIQINQVSEGVKLLERGLRAIPVEAPVLFELHYHLGNAYTRLKNLEFAVEHYQSAIQQPILLSLKLGAYNNLGNLLLGVGDLTHAKMAYETTLKIDPSFAAGHNNLGMTLKALGQLEGAIASYQKAIQLNPDYADAQQNLGVVLLKLGKVPESLAAFKSAIALHEAQKNLAEAQRLRQGLQEMGFQV encoded by the coding sequence ATGATTGTCAAAAATGAGGAAGCCTCTTTGTCCCAATGCTTGAGGAGTGTCCAGGATGTTGTCGATGAGATGGTAATCCTAGATACTGGTTCTGGTGATCGCACGGTTGAAATTGCCCAAAAATTCGGAGCTGGGGTGTATCACTTTGAGTGGTGCAACGATTTTTCGGCGGCTCGGAATCACGCTCTCAACCATGTGCAGGGAAAGTGGGTGCTGGTATTGGATGCGGATGAAGTACTAAATCCAGAAATTGTGCCTCAGATACAGCAGGCGATCGCGTTTGATCATAACCTGGTGATTAACCTGGTACGCAAAGAAGTGGGTGCTTCTCAATCTCCCTATTCTCTCGTTTCCCGGTTATTTCGCAATCATCCGCAGATTCGCTTTTCTCGCCCTTATCACGCCATGATCGATGACAGCGTGCAAGCGTTGTTACAGCGAGAACCTCAATGGCAAGTTGTTTCTTTGTCTACTGTGGCGATCGAACACTATGGCTACCAACCCGGTGCGATCGCCGCACGGGATAAATACACCAAAGCGCGACAAGCGATGGAAGGATATCTGAACCAGCATCCCCAGGACGCTTATGTATGCAGCAAATTGGGAGCGCTGTATATTCAGATCAATCAGGTCAGCGAAGGGGTCAAACTCTTGGAACGGGGATTGAGGGCGATTCCAGTAGAGGCTCCGGTGTTATTTGAACTTCACTACCATCTCGGTAATGCTTACACGCGCTTAAAAAATCTTGAGTTCGCCGTAGAGCATTATCAATCTGCCATCCAGCAACCGATTCTCCTGTCGTTGAAACTTGGCGCTTACAACAACTTGGGTAACTTGCTGTTGGGCGTGGGCGATTTAACCCATGCCAAAATGGCCTATGAAACCACGTTAAAGATTGACCCCAGTTTTGCCGCAGGACACAATAATTTGGGGATGACCTTAAAGGCACTAGGGCAGTTGGAGGGGGCAATCGCATCCTACCAGAAAGCGATTCAACTCAACCCTGACTATGCCGACGCTCAGCAAAACCTGGGAGTGGTATTGCTGAAACTGGGTAAAGTACCAGAAAGTTTAGCGGCATTTAAGAGTGCGATCGCCCTCCACGAAGCACAAAAAAACTTGGCGGAAGCTCAACGCCTCCGCCAGGGACTACAAGAAATGGGCTTTCAGGTTTAA
- the ftsH4 gene encoding ATP-dependent zinc metalloprotease FtsH, translated as MSIKDKPQLPRSRQIANILFLVAGLFLVANLFLPAFLGPQTQRVPYSIFIDQVQDGKVAQAYVGQDQIRYQLKGEGDQPGQVLSTTPIFDLDLPKRLEDKGVQFAAAPPAKGNWFTTLLGWVIPPLIFVGILQFFAGRFGGGGPQGALSFTKSKAKVYVEGESTKITFADVAGVEEAKTELVEIVDFLKTPQRFTNIGARIPKGVLLVGPPGTGKTLLAKAVAGEAGVPFFSISGSEFVELFVGAGAARVRDLFEQAKQKAPCIVFIDELDAIGKSRASGGFMGGNDEREQTLNQLLTEMDGFAASNTTVIVLAATNRPESLDPALLRPGRFDRQVLVDRPDLSGREAILNIYAQKVKLGDDIDLHALAARTPGFAGADLANLVNEAALLAARARHETVSQADFNEAIERVVAGLEKKSRVLNEKEKKIVAYHEVGHAIVGALMPGGSKVAKISIVPRGMAALGYTLQLPTEDRFLMDEGELRGQIATLLGGRSAEEVVFGSITTGAANDLQRATDLAERMVTTYGMSKVLGPLAYEKGQQNNFLGDGAMMNPRRMVSDETAKAIDEEVKEIVEGAHQQALDILNNNRDLLEKIAQRILDVEVIEGEELQNLLTQVRSIEKVPATV; from the coding sequence ATGAGTATTAAAGATAAACCTCAACTCCCTCGCAGTCGGCAGATTGCCAATATTCTATTCTTAGTGGCAGGTTTGTTCTTGGTGGCAAACTTATTTTTGCCTGCCTTTTTGGGACCACAGACTCAGCGAGTCCCCTATAGCATATTCATCGACCAAGTGCAAGATGGTAAAGTGGCGCAGGCTTACGTCGGGCAAGACCAGATTCGCTACCAGCTTAAAGGGGAAGGCGACCAACCCGGACAAGTCCTCTCTACCACCCCCATCTTCGACCTAGATTTACCCAAACGGCTAGAAGATAAAGGGGTTCAGTTCGCTGCGGCTCCACCGGCAAAGGGAAACTGGTTTACCACGCTCCTAGGTTGGGTGATTCCTCCCCTGATTTTCGTGGGTATTTTGCAGTTCTTTGCAGGACGCTTTGGTGGCGGTGGCCCACAAGGTGCGCTCTCCTTTACCAAAAGCAAGGCTAAAGTTTATGTAGAAGGCGAATCGACAAAAATCACCTTTGCCGATGTGGCTGGGGTAGAAGAAGCGAAGACTGAATTAGTAGAAATTGTTGATTTCCTGAAAACTCCGCAGCGGTTTACGAATATTGGAGCTCGTATTCCCAAAGGTGTGCTACTGGTTGGTCCTCCAGGAACCGGTAAAACCCTCTTAGCTAAAGCGGTAGCGGGAGAAGCGGGTGTACCCTTCTTCAGTATCTCTGGTTCCGAATTTGTGGAACTGTTTGTCGGTGCGGGTGCGGCACGAGTACGGGATTTGTTTGAACAGGCGAAACAGAAAGCACCTTGCATTGTGTTCATTGATGAATTGGATGCGATTGGCAAGTCTCGTGCCAGTGGTGGGTTCATGGGGGGTAACGATGAGCGGGAACAAACCCTGAACCAGTTGCTGACGGAGATGGATGGTTTTGCGGCAAGTAATACCACAGTGATTGTGCTAGCAGCGACCAACCGTCCTGAATCCTTAGACCCTGCATTGTTACGTCCGGGACGCTTTGACCGTCAGGTGTTAGTGGATCGCCCTGATTTATCGGGACGGGAAGCGATTTTAAATATCTACGCTCAGAAGGTGAAGCTGGGTGATGATATAGACTTACATGCGCTCGCCGCTCGTACCCCTGGTTTTGCCGGTGCAGATTTGGCGAATTTGGTCAATGAAGCCGCGTTATTAGCCGCACGCGCAAGGCATGAAACCGTTTCTCAGGCAGACTTTAACGAAGCGATCGAGCGAGTCGTGGCAGGTTTAGAGAAGAAAAGCCGCGTCCTCAATGAAAAAGAGAAAAAGATTGTGGCTTACCACGAAGTAGGTCACGCTATCGTGGGTGCGCTGATGCCGGGAGGAAGTAAGGTGGCGAAAATCTCCATCGTGCCTCGCGGGATGGCAGCGCTTGGTTACACCTTACAACTACCCACAGAAGACCGCTTTTTGATGGATGAAGGCGAACTTCGGGGTCAGATTGCCACACTGTTGGGTGGACGTTCCGCCGAAGAGGTTGTCTTTGGTAGCATTACAACAGGTGCCGCCAATGACTTGCAGCGGGCGACTGATTTGGCAGAACGGATGGTCACCACCTACGGCATGAGCAAGGTACTCGGCCCCCTCGCTTACGAGAAGGGTCAACAGAATAACTTCTTGGGGGATGGTGCAATGATGAATCCCCGCCGGATGGTGAGTGATGAAACCGCAAAAGCGATCGATGAAGAGGTGAAGGAGATTGTTGAAGGCGCACATCAGCAAGCCTTAGATATTCTCAACAACAATCGAGATTTGCTGGAAAAAATTGCACAGAGAATCTTAGATGTTGAGGTCATCGAAGGTGAGGAATTACAAAATCTCCTCACTCAAGTCCGCTCTATAGAAAAGGTGCCTGCGACTGTTTAA
- a CDS encoding DUF3134 domain-containing protein encodes MYNPSLREEPRDQLADVIPVKQETSLLDWLETNNRLVARDSDDASFLDNEEEISELMGVEDGAFDDDDDDDDLDDDV; translated from the coding sequence ATGTACAATCCTTCTTTACGTGAAGAACCTCGAGATCAACTCGCTGATGTCATTCCTGTGAAGCAAGAGACTTCACTGTTGGATTGGCTAGAAACCAATAATCGCCTAGTCGCTCGTGATAGTGACGATGCCTCTTTCCTTGATAATGAAGAAGAAATCTCCGAACTAATGGGAGTAGAGGATGGCGCTTTTGACGATGATGATGATGATGATGATCTCGATGATGATGTCTAA
- a CDS encoding peptidoglycan-binding domain-containing protein: METLAYLHVAAANEESTDTHYALAAIWKNPKLLTCLNSPQFSTRAAVPLLSLTVVLGILGLAKQAFALVKPGDRNSEVMALQQRLQRLGYFNGPTTGYYGPLTKQAVLRYQRAKGLAADGVVGTSTKSALQGQRKQAVEEPSHPIWKIGDRDSKVGEIQKILADSGYPSSTNGVFDQETQEAVRLFQQAKGLKVDGIVGKETLTALSDKSESRTLANESNPDELKLNQPKPDEFKLNQPTPDEVTLNQPKPDELTLNQPKPDGKKSIRWESIEEPETQAVDESTKSFWQIGDRGSKVSEIQKQLATAGFQNDANGVFDIKTQEAVRLFQRSKGLKVDGIVGEQTLTALSDKDKPKTQLQPEPEQTTPWYEDNSAPLNPFTR; this comes from the coding sequence ATGGAAACGCTTGCTTACCTTCATGTGGCTGCCGCCAATGAAGAATCAACAGACACCCATTACGCCTTGGCGGCGATCTGGAAGAACCCTAAACTTTTAACTTGTCTTAATTCACCCCAGTTCTCAACACGTGCAGCCGTTCCTCTGCTATCTCTAACTGTCGTGCTCGGTATCTTAGGATTAGCGAAACAGGCGTTTGCCCTGGTTAAACCAGGCGATCGCAACTCGGAAGTAATGGCTCTCCAACAGCGTTTGCAGAGACTGGGCTACTTTAACGGCCCGACAACTGGCTATTACGGCCCACTGACCAAGCAAGCGGTTCTTAGATATCAGCGAGCTAAGGGACTGGCAGCCGATGGTGTGGTAGGAACCAGCACTAAATCCGCCCTACAGGGACAACGAAAGCAAGCGGTAGAGGAGCCTTCTCACCCAATTTGGAAAATCGGCGATCGCGACTCGAAAGTCGGTGAAATTCAGAAAATATTGGCAGATTCCGGCTATCCCAGCAGTACCAACGGCGTTTTTGATCAGGAAACCCAAGAAGCGGTTCGTCTATTCCAACAAGCCAAAGGACTCAAAGTGGATGGGATTGTTGGCAAGGAGACACTGACAGCCTTATCAGACAAGTCGGAATCCAGAACGCTGGCAAATGAGTCAAATCCTGATGAGTTGAAGCTGAATCAACCAAAGCCTGATGAATTTAAGCTGAATCAACCAACTCCTGATGAAGTGACACTGAATCAGCCAAAGCCTGATGAGTTGACACTGAATCAGCCAAAGCCTGATGGGAAGAAGAGTATCCGTTGGGAATCCATAGAGGAGCCTGAGACTCAAGCGGTAGATGAATCGACGAAGAGTTTTTGGCAAATCGGTGATCGCGGCTCGAAAGTCAGTGAGATTCAGAAACAGTTGGCAACCGCAGGTTTTCAGAATGATGCCAACGGCGTCTTCGATATAAAAACCCAAGAAGCCGTCCGCCTATTCCAGCGATCAAAAGGACTCAAAGTGGATGGCATTGTGGGAGAACAAACCCTAACAGCCTTGTCAGATAAAGATAAGCCTAAAACCCAGTTACAGCCTGAACCGGAGCAAACAACCCCGTGGTATGAGGACAATTCGGCTCCTCTTAACCCCTTTACCCGGTAG